Part of the Corynebacterium caspium DSM 44850 genome, CTCCCAGCACTAACTGCCCAAGCAGTAGCCATCGTGGGATCAAGGGCTGTTACCAGATATGGCCAAACTGTTACTAAAGCAATAGCAACCGGATTAGCACAACACCAGTGGACCATTATTTCTGGTGGGGCAGTAGGAGTAGATTCTGTAGCCCATCGCACAGTTTTGGCAATGCAAAAACCTACTATTGCAATAGCAGCTTGTGGTCTTGATTTTGACTATCCGGCCAGCAATAGAAAACTTTTTAATGAAATAGTTAAAGACGGCTTGCAAATTTCGGAATATCCACCTGGCAGGCACCCGCAAAGACATCGCTTCCTGACTAGAAATCGGCTAGTAGCAGCCCTTAGCCAAGGAGTAGTAGCAACACAAGCTGCGTGGCGCTCTGGGGCTTTAAATACCTTGAGCTGGGCTGAAGGCTTAGGACGAATGGCCATGGCCGTTCCGGGGCCAATTACTGAATCTGCCAGTTTGGGTTGTCATGCGCGGATCCGCAATGGCTCTGCACAGCTAGTAAGTAGCGCCGATGAGATTAGAGGTTTATTAACAGCTATCGGAACTTTAGATATTGAGGAGCAATTCGAATTGCAGTTTTCTCCGACCCCAATCCAAGGGTTAAGTCATAATGAATTAAGAG contains:
- the dprA gene encoding DNA-processing protein DprA; this translates as MTTTNTELRAWAYLSRVIEGPSRTLNQLLDAENTAVEIAHGIFNRREWVGDLLRETASRYHCDNSQEDLSKAAAQDIRLIYPGHSEWPTSLFDRAFGFAATGLSPHLRTYQADAVAPHVLWLKGNGNLPALTAQAVAIVGSRAVTRYGQTVTKAIATGLAQHQWTIISGGAVGVDSVAHRTVLAMQKPTIAIAACGLDFDYPASNRKLFNEIVKDGLQISEYPPGRHPQRHRFLTRNRLVAALSQGVVATQAAWRSGALNTLSWAEGLGRMAMAVPGPITESASLGCHARIRNGSAQLVSSADEIRGLLTAIGTLDIEEQFELQFSPTPIQGLSHNELRVYDAVSPDRAADTQTIAQESGLTLTLTIHLLVELQQKNLITLERGKWRKLDT